Proteins found in one Dermacentor silvarum isolate Dsil-2018 chromosome 8, BIME_Dsil_1.4, whole genome shotgun sequence genomic segment:
- the LOC119460699 gene encoding LOW QUALITY PROTEIN: PI-PLC X domain-containing protein 3-like (The sequence of the model RefSeq protein was modified relative to this genomic sequence to represent the inferred CDS: inserted 2 bases in 1 codon) produces the protein MWVWWFYATGTEHAHQLDGACVLADPAYERATDGAVDMAAVTDGDASSQLENWMGNLPEELQNVPLNHLAIPGSHDSCSYTISPQAEIAPDNEYYWXNKLLKLLGPIGKQIMYSWSVTQNITTKEQLQAGIRYFDIRIAVRKDPKDENLYLIHGLFGAVVDNFLVEVKEFLESHKKEVILVHFQHFYNMTDTDHNRLLNKLTSAFGPLMCQFTTDLDNITLASLWRRGYQMITFYGHEKLAKYHPYLWPTSYIPNPWPDDDEATRLVTFWNQTLQQGRDPKTFFVLQAVGTPQPSTVTMHICNSLRVYIVPKVNALLESWLSSQVPGSGNHTCNVIMSDFVEMNNYRIPKMVVELNQKLLRSASASAEDEMV, from the exons ATGTGGGTGTGGTGGTTCTACGCAACTGGTACCGAGCATGCTCATCAGCTGGACGGTGCTTGCGTGCTTGCTGATCCTGCGTACGAGCGTGCAACTGACGGCGCTGTGGATATGGCAGCGGTAACGGACGGGGACGCGTCGTCCCAGTTGGAAAATTGGATGGGCAACTTGCCGGAGGAACTGCAAAATGTACCGCTGAACCATCTAGCCATACCAG GATCACACGACAGCTGCAGCTATACCATATCACCACAAGCGGAAATAGCACCAGACAACGAATACTACTG CAACAAACTCTTGAAACTGCTCGGGCCCATTGGAAAGCAAATTATGTACAGCTGGTCAGTCACTCAGAACATCACTACTAAGGAGCAGTTGCAAGCTGGTATCCGCTACTTCGACATAAGGATAGCCGTCAGGAAAGATCCCAAAGATGAAAATTTGTACCTTATACACGGGCTCTTCGGCGCCGTCGTCGACAACTTCCTCGTTGAAGTCAAGGAGTTCTTGGAAAGCCACAAAAAGGAAGTCATACTGGTTCATTTCCAACATTTCTACAACATGACGGACACTGACCACAACCGTCTCCTGAACAAGTTGACAAGTGCATTTGGGCCACTTATGTGCCAGTTCACCACAGACCTGGACAACATCACTCTTGCGTCCCTGTGGCGACGTGGATATCAGATGATCACCTTCTATGGTCATGAAAAGTTGGCCAAGTACCATCCATATCTTTGGCCTACAAGCTACATCCCAAACCCTTGGCCAGATGATGATGAAGCAACACGCCTGGTTACGTTTTGGAACCAAACTTTGCAGCAGGGACGTGATCCCAAAACGTTTTTTGTGCTTCAGGCTGTAGGCACTCCTCAACCATCAACGGTCACCATGCAcatctgcaacagcctcagggTCTACATAGTCCCCAAGGTAAATGCACTCCTGGAAAGCTGGCTTTCCAGccaagtgcccggaagtgggaaTCACACATGCAATGTCATCATGTCCGATTTTGTGGAGATGAACAACTACCGAATTCCAAAAATGGTGGTGGAATTGAATCAGAAGCTTCTGCGAAGTGCGTCTGCCAGTGCAGAAGATGAGATGGTGTGA